atcaagtcTCGTATGGTGGGGCTGGGCCTTAACCATAACCAAAAACTGGGTAGCGCAACAATCCTTGGCTGCGGTATCACCAAGTTTTCAATACAATACCTTGGAATATCCCTCCATTACAAGTCTCTGTCCGATGATCATTGGAACTTCTTGGTTGGAAAGATTGATAGAAAATTAGCTGACTGAAAAAAGAGCACTCTTTCTACTGCGAGATGCCTCACCCGCATCAACTTAGTTCTAAGGGCGATCCCAACCTACTGGATGTCAGTCATGATAATGCATGATTCTATCATTAAAAAGATCGACTCCATTTGCCGAAATTTTCTTTGGATCGAAAATAGTACAcactcaaatttcaaatttctggCAAACGAGGCTTTCATCTATCATCCCAAATCGTTGGGGGTTTAAGACTCATTAACCTCAAAACGTTCAACCTCTCCCTGCTCTTCAAATGGTGGGTTCGTTTCTTCTCAGATAATCAAGGCCCTTGGAAAGCTCTAATTTTGCAATGCTATTATCATAAAGGTTTCACTTTAACCACATCCTCTTACTTTAGATGTCGAGCTTCTATCTTTTGGAGGAGCGTTTCGGGCATCAGCAACCTAGTCTCAACCTTTACCTCTACTCTTCACAAAAACAGGCAACTTACCATGTTCTAGGACGACTGCTGGATCTTTAAACTTAGTCTGAAAACTCTCTTTCCGAATTTATATTGGCTAGCTATAGATAAATAGTGCACTATCGTGAGCTTCATGACCAAGCAAGACTGGATTCATAACTTCAGAAACCCCTTATCACTTTTTGCTTTTAGAAGTTTTCGGCTATTGTCTAAACCTCTGTCATCTACTCACCTCACGAATTAGGAAGATAAGAGAATCTGAAAATATTTTCCTAGATCCTTCTATAATGTCTCTGCTTGTTACTGCTTCTTGATGCATGGTGGCGTGGTATCATACTTTGAAAAATCATCTAGAGATTGCCAATCTTTGAGAAATGTAAATTTTTCAACTAGCTCTGCTACCACCATAAAATTCTGATAGCAGAAGTCTGAGCAAAAAAAAGGATTCGTTGGACCCAGCAGATGCTCACTGTGCTTCAGCACAAATGAATCAATAGGCCATATCATGCTTCAGTGTGACTACTCCTGTGCAATTTGGAATCTGATACTTAGCAAATGTCAGATCTTCGATCTTCCTCATGATTTGACCAAGCTATGGCATAAATTGAGGCTCAAACACAGGAAAGTAGCCAAGCCCAAAGTTTTGGACGTGCTCGTCTTAATAACTTTGTGGCTAATCTGGAATGAGAGAAATAACTGAGTATTCCATACAAATGCTCAATGCTATCGTGAGACTGCTCAAACGATCATTTTTCTCATGGACAATGGGACAAAAAGGTGACAAGAGCAATGTTTTCAAAGAGTTTATCTCGCTTCTTCATCCTCTCATCTGAGTTCTGATCGTGATCGTTTGATCCTTGCTCAAATTAGTTATCAAAAGAGTGTAATCTTTTAACCCCCAGTCATCTATCAGAAACAGTTTCATTGGAAGACAAGGATGTTGAAGCAAGGAGTCTATCGATAGCGGCTGGTGGAGTAAGCTGTTTTGGTAGTTGTAAAATGAGATATGTTCTTAGGCACATATCTCCATGCATAACCATATTTTCATTTGACTGTCCAAATACAAGTCATCATGTTCCTACCCGATCGATGGGATGGCCATATGAAGTGTTTTCTTTATAGCTATATCCCCAACCTCTCTTGTCCACTTGGGGTAGGCCCCATACTTAACTCTCTTCACATCTTGGTCATTTCAACCCATCACTCTAGCCTGCTATTGTAAACATTGACTCTCTACTTCCTATGTACTCATCCTTTAtactttaatatatatatatatatatatatatatatatatatatatatatatatatatatatatatatatatatatatatatatatatgagggaAACatgttatttctttcatattttattcaaaaaaaaaaaaaaaaaaaaggtatgcaGCCTTGCATTCTTAATTGTTATGTAACATAATTTTAACATTTTTTTTGGTAGTTATGTAATTTTAACATTTAAATATGTTCTAGAGGCTTTATTAAAtgtctattttttttgttttgccttTTTTTTGTTAGATGGAggcatttttttcattttatttgtGTTTTATTGCAGGTTAGATTCTAACGTCAAGTGGGCCGACAGCAATATCTCTTGCATCAATTGTACAAAGATTTCTCTACTTAGTCAAAAGTGAACAtagatttatcttaaaaaaaattagaatggtGACGGGATCTCAGCCCCTTCCCACCTCTCTCTCATCAagagaaattattgattagaactttagaatggtatatatatatatatatatatatattgcactATTTAATAAGAAATCAACATATCatctattattcaaaaaaaaaatattgttattcaaatttgatttaaaattttaagtgaaaaaagTTTTACGATTAACTATAACTGATCAGCTGATAATTTCTACTGTTTTGAATAGGCAAATATTCACTTTCTTTGATGATGTGCTGATCTATTATTGTCTAGTGCATAGTACATGCGCTGGAACCATTCTAACCCATAATTTCTCATCTTATGCGTTCGATGAAATGCGTGACCCAGTCCCAGCTTCCTTCCTTTGTAAATATCAAAGCCACTCGTCCAGCAGTTAAAAGTGACGGAATCTAATCGAACCATAGAGGGGATGGGTTCAGAGACGAAGATGGTGGATTTGTTGAAGGCCGAGATACCCTTCGAGCAAGAGGAAAACCTTCTCCTTTTGCCCGGGGTGGAGTCCGGGAAGGCTGTTGGTCTCGTTCTCGTCGACATCCTCAATGGCTTCTGTACCGTTGGAGCTGGCAATCTGGTATACTGACGGAGATGCTTTCTGCTTTCTTCTAGTTGTTGGTTATAGAATTTAGCATTTAAGCTGTTGCTGGTAGATCTTTCTATCAATTTAATTTGGATCACggtttgtataattttttttccccTCTCTATGGAAAATGTTCTGATCTTTTGTGATATATAGGAGTTGGGTTTCTGTTAACTTTGCTACTAGTGTGAGTCTTTAGACTTGATGTTCCTTCTTTCATCATTAATACGGTCgctagttgatttttttttttttttctggatgcTTCTTGGCTCTATTTGTTGGGCATCTTGTTCTGTTTTGTTTGCTTATTGTGGATTGCATGAACGAAGATTTGGATCTTTCTtgggaatctctctctctctctctctctctctctctatatatatatagagagagagagagagagataactaTGCTACTTGCTAATTTGATATCTGATGGATTTATATGTATTGTAGTTTTTATTAGAATCTCCAAGTATAGGAAAATTTGCGGCATGATTTAAATTTAGTTGGATGGATTGAGATGTTGCTTATGTGCAGGCTCCAACCGAGCCTAACAGACAGATATTGACGATGATCGAGGAGGCGGCGAGGCTGTCAAAGGTTTTCTGTGAAAGAAAATGGCCTGTCTTTGTTTTTCTTGACTCCCACCATCCCAACAAGCCTGAACCTCCTTACCCTCCTCACTGCCTAATTGGATCAGGTGAAGAAGATTTGGTACCAGGTACTATTGCTGCTACTGCTACTACTACCTCTCTCTTTAGCTCACAAAGATAGATCAACAACAGAAGATTAAACACTTAAAACACTTACATCGGCAATTAATATAATTATCAATCACAAGTATGGAGTCACAACTCATAGACGACCTAGTTAATTGATGACTAACTTGAAATACTGTGCTTCTGATTTACTGGAAATTGCAGCACTGAAATGGTTGGAGAGAGATCCAAATGTGACAATCAAACGCAAAGATTGCTTTGATGGGTTCATTGGTTCAATGGAGAAGGATGGCACTAATACTTTTGCTGAGTGGGTGAAAActaatgacatcaagattgtaagTAACACCATATCTAGTAGTAAAAGATTGGATTTTAATTGGTTAGAGATGGAAAAAACTTTTCGCGTGGTTTACTTATGTGGTCATCTTAATATGTTTTTGTTGTGCAAGTGCTTATATTTAATACAAGTTGAGAATGGTAACTGATTCTAAATAACTATAATTTGATGTAGGTTTTGGTGGTAGGAATATGCACAGATATCTGTGTTTTAGACTTTGTGTGCTCCACGTTATCTGCTAGAAATATTGGCCTTGTACCACCACTGGAAGATGTTGTGGTTTATTCAGGTGGATGTGCTACCTTCGACTTTCCCATCGATGTAGCTAGAAATATCAAAGGAACCTTAGCTCATCCCCAGGTTTGATATATCATCCTCTGTTAACATGTTTATATTGCATTTGCCATTCATTTCAGGTCATTTTTCTGTGGGGCTCATCACCTTTTTTTTATAGAATTCAGTGATATCTTTCTTTTGAATGGATGTCAATTGATATAGGATTCATTCTCATATGCATTCTCCCTTCTTTATTGACTCAAGCAACCGGACAACCTTTCTTCTTTTTATtagaatatttataattataagttAAAACCAGTTCTCTTGCCaagtagaaagaaaaagaattacTTTTATGTGCTTGCCATGACTGATGAATCATCTATGTTGCCATAATATATAGAATTAGGGATGAAAAATAGACTTTCTTTAGAAAGTTGGTGTCCAATAAATTTTAACTCTTATACTTCAATTTTTGCTTGCTCTCTCCTTCAGGAATTGATGCATCATGTAGGACTTTACATGGCAAAGGGAAGGGGAGCCAGAATAGTGCAGAAAGTATCACTCGGCTCCTCGGAGGAACTGAGATCTGGCCATATGCAATGtatttaaaagaaaaaggaaTATGAGGGTGATGAAAAACTTATCATGCTAATGTTCTTGGATGGTTTCCTGCATGCATTGTCTAAATAAGCTCTCCCTAATGTATAAAGTGGAACTGATGGACTAGTCCATGTTCTTTTACTCTTTGGGATGGTTTCCTTCAACGTCTATGTGATTCCCTTCTTATGGTTCCAAAGCTGCATGGCAAGCCTCTAGATATTTTGTAATGTAAGCATTCAGATTCAAATTGTAGTCTTTTAATGCCTCTTGTTCTTGAATGGAACTCTGCAAGCCAGAAACTTGCAAGCTATTGCTTGTTTTGATTGCAGAAGGACTAAAGATTGAGAAGGAACAATCCCCTCAAGGCATTTGGGATGCTTTTCCATTCTGTCACCTTGGAGAGCTTATGGAAATAAATATAGATTGAGTGGCATAAACAGGGAAATATCTTCTTGTCCAAATCCTGAGACAAAGTGAATGAGAGATAAACACGAAAATTTTCCTAACAATGGGAGAATCCTGTGTTATCAGGCATTGGCTCCTCTCGGTGAGACTTGATGAATGCTGAACTGATTTCTTACCCTGCACTGTTCTCAAGCAATCAcaatttttctataaaaaggcCTGAATATTAAGACCTTGGtgtctttttcttcctttcctttccttttcttttcttttcttttctttttttttaaaaattttaaagcaaGAGGATGATTAAGTCGACCTTTCATAAATGCAACAACAACTTCTATTAGCATGAACCAAGTCAGAGGTCCTGAAGAAATGTCATTACGTTGGGCTCCGAAATCTGCAGCCTATTCTGCTGTTTTGCCTCTCAGGATGCTTTTAGTTAAAAATGTAATTAAGCAAACACTAAGTTTTGGAATTTCCACTTTGGAGAGAAAGGCAATTATAGTTTTACTTGTATATAAAGCATTATTTGTTTTGTTTTTATATTATATAAGGCAATTATAGTttgctaaattttcttactctgataAATATATAATAGCAAAAGGAGGccattatttttttgtttttatattaTAACAGTTATTATATGGAACATTTACATTGTTCACCTAAATAAAATAATGAATTTAAATACGAACTTGGTACCTAGCCAGTAGCTGAACAGTAGTAACCGTTAATGCATCGAACATTGATTTTTTTTGCTAGTGACACCATTACTCTCTAcctcatttttttcttattagaATGATCATTTTTTTCCTAGGTCAACACAAATAGCTACGAAAGGCAAATAATGGCTTAATTTCGATCATAGGAAATGATGCTGCAAGGAGGTCTTTAATGATATGATGGTGTTAATGAAAGTTATAACCTCGATCTAAATTATGGAACGGAGCATCCTGAAACCTTCGTACAAAGTGTCAAGATTCCGCAGGTTATCGGCTTTGGACATAAACAAGTGTATGCTGCGTCCTGTATGCAAGCAATGATAGCCAACGAGTCCAATGGGTGGGACAGATGAAGCCAAGACGGGTGATTAGAGATTTAAGGGGCTTTTAATTTGTGATcgaaatctaaataaaaattaaaatcaaaatggaTTGAAATCGGAATCGAATGACCTATTCTCTTGAAGTATTTGATTCGTGTTCGAAATTGAAATCGAAAAGGATGATTCCCATTCGACGGCTCCTCCGCACTCCTCCCAGCCCCCCACGTCTCCTCCGCGCCACATCCCGGCCCCCCTCGCACCTCCTCCGCTTTTCTGTCCCCCCCCCAACCCCCACCTGCAGTCCGCCACTCTTTTAAGCCACCACCGCCAATCACCCCCCTCCCCCCAAGCCCCTCGCACCTCCTCCGCTTCTCTGCGCCACTCCCTCCCCCACCTCCACCCTCGCAGGATCAGCACTTTCTCCGACCCACCCCCCAAATCCTTAGTGATCCACGACTCCCCCACAGCGCCTCCTCTCCGCTTTTGATCCCACCTCTCCACTCACCTCCCCGATGAAATCTGATGCTGTCCTCGACTTTCTTCGCCACCGCACCGATCTCTCCATCCTCCAGCTCCGCTGCTTCGTCCGCTGCCGTCCCTCCATCATCATCGCTAACGTCCCCTccaaccttctcttcaagctttcCCTCTTCCATTCTCTTCTACACTCACACACCATGTCCCACGCtcgataagtttttttttttaattttatttcagtgGAATAAAATTTTGACTCTCTTGAAGTGAAATCGAATTCGACTATAGAAAGAAATGGATCATTCTCATTCCTCTTTGAAATGAGAACCAGTTGGAAATTTCCCCCAATCAAATACTTAAAATGAAGTCATCTATTCCAATTTGAATTCTATACCTTAATTATCCCGATTAAACACCCCTTGCTAAAGTCTACTTCCTGCGGTCTTACTTATTTACGCTTGTAGTACAATTTTATTAGacttttataatcatgaaaaaaataaaaagaaaaatacaaagtctgaAAGTTGGACATACGAAAGGAGGCCTAAATCCCGACAACAAACAGGTTATGGACGCTGGAGCATCTAGGCACCATGCCTCAATGGTCGACATGTACATCGACAAAATTAGTTGCATAAGCGACATCTCCATTCTCGCTGGCCTGGGCCCATCGTTGTTTCCCATgcctaattatatattttaagagACTAGTAATTGATAATGCTTATTTCCATACCGACtcgatatataaataaaattttccgCAACATATAACATTTAATTTTGGATATTTTATAAAAGTATCTCATCTTTCATTTGGATAATCTATTATTGACTTTGACATCTTCAAATTTTCTTTCTAAGATTCCACATTGTACATGGTCTGCCATGCAATAATTTAACTACATTACTTACACTTCAAGCCTAGAAGAGCCAAAAGCTCAGGTGAGCTAAACCTAACTCTAGCTTTAGCTTAGCCCAGTTGCTAATTGGTCTAGCTAAACTTCAGTCAAATGTCAAGCCAACCGAGATCCGGCCCACAAACAGCTTTGCTCGTTTGCTAGCCCCAGGTCTCAGGCACATTTTCCATCATCTTCTAAGCACCCTAGAAGAAGCACAATAAAATTATGTATATTTCTCACTTCAAAAAACATTAGCCCCATTATTGTCCAAATTTCTCAAAACAGAATCATG
Above is a genomic segment from Elaeis guineensis isolate ETL-2024a chromosome 1, EG11, whole genome shotgun sequence containing:
- the LOC105038119 gene encoding nicotinamidase 1; amino-acid sequence: MGSETKMVDLLKAEIPFEQEENLLLLPGVESGKAVGLVLVDILNGFCTVGAGNLAPTEPNRQILTMIEEAARLSKVFCERKWPVFVFLDSHHPNKPEPPYPPHCLIGSGEEDLVPALKWLERDPNVTIKRKDCFDGFIGSMEKDGTNTFAEWVKTNDIKIVLVVGICTDICVLDFVCSTLSARNIGLVPPLEDVVVYSGGCATFDFPIDVARNIKGTLAHPQELMHHVGLYMAKGRGARIVQKVSLGSSEELRSGHMQCI